A portion of the Stigmatella aurantiaca DW4/3-1 genome contains these proteins:
- a CDS encoding cyclase family protein, whose protein sequence is MTLLKCFLLTGALLGTSPAAAQNSAPAPSFKTAQDVEAWKEKNRNWNRWGPEDQLGAVNLITPAKRKEAARLVREGVSISLAHPLETQKAADVSSPLGHKMLFTGESPESLYSADALSLEFHGFTHTHLDALCHVFDHGKMYNGYEQKLVTANGCAKLAVTTLKDGILTRGVLIDIPALQGVPYLEPGTPIHAKDLEAWEKKTKVRVSSGDAVIVRTGRWARRAAVGPWDVSQHSAGLHASTADWFKKRGVALVATDTGLDVLPSGVENDPFPTHVMLINALGISVLDNADTEALSKAIAERKRYDFLLSIAPLIVEGGTGSPVNPIAVF, encoded by the coding sequence ATGACCCTGCTCAAGTGCTTCCTTCTCACGGGTGCCCTGTTGGGCACATCCCCGGCCGCCGCGCAAAACAGCGCGCCTGCTCCTTCGTTCAAGACCGCCCAGGACGTTGAGGCCTGGAAAGAGAAGAACCGGAACTGGAACCGCTGGGGGCCGGAGGATCAGCTCGGCGCCGTGAATCTCATCACCCCCGCCAAGCGGAAGGAGGCCGCGCGGCTCGTCCGTGAAGGCGTCTCCATCTCCCTGGCGCACCCGCTGGAGACCCAGAAGGCCGCGGATGTCTCCTCGCCCCTCGGCCACAAGATGCTCTTCACGGGAGAGTCCCCGGAGTCCCTGTACAGCGCCGATGCCCTGTCCCTCGAGTTCCATGGCTTCACGCACACGCACCTCGATGCGCTCTGCCACGTCTTCGACCACGGCAAGATGTACAACGGCTACGAGCAGAAGCTCGTCACCGCGAACGGGTGCGCGAAGCTCGCCGTGACCACGCTCAAGGATGGCATCCTGACGCGCGGGGTGCTCATCGACATCCCGGCCCTCCAGGGCGTCCCCTACCTGGAGCCAGGGACGCCGATCCACGCCAAGGATCTGGAAGCCTGGGAGAAGAAGACGAAGGTCCGCGTGTCGAGCGGTGACGCCGTCATCGTCCGCACGGGCCGCTGGGCCCGCCGCGCCGCCGTGGGGCCCTGGGACGTCTCGCAGCACTCCGCGGGGCTGCACGCCTCCACCGCCGACTGGTTCAAGAAGCGCGGCGTCGCCCTCGTCGCCACGGATACGGGCCTGGATGTGCTTCCCTCGGGCGTGGAGAATGACCCGTTTCCGACGCACGTGATGTTGATCAACGCCCTGGGCATTTCCGTCCTCGACAATGCCGACACCGAGGCGTTGAGCAAGGCCATCGCCGAGCGCAAGCGCTACGACTTCCTCCTCAGCATCGCCCCGCTGATCGTCGAGGGCGGAACGGGCTCTCCCGTCAACCCCATCGCGGTCTTCTGA